A single window of Colletes latitarsis isolate SP2378_abdomen chromosome 4, iyColLati1, whole genome shotgun sequence DNA harbors:
- the LOC143341253 gene encoding major facilitator superfamily domain-containing protein 12 encodes MENDAERLPLLEKKVAISTKFAYALGHIFNDLTAAMWFSYTLIYFQRVASLEPIAAGGLLLLGQIVDAFVTPIFGVLVDRYWKKKVWHIIGSVMVTLTFPAIFGGFVDPSNGVAVFVYVISIAMFQTGWAAVQISHLSMIPALTNSSLARADLTAIRYSAQVGAAVVVFVVTWIVLPTKEEAVVRLAQEDSYKFRNIVSTLTFIGLLATIFFHIFLKGDLLENPERHKGNVEESRRLLDNPRNNPSSWVGTAILLRVAMLYVASRLFITLATVYLPLYIEETDMDGKEALATVPLVSYVSSFVAALMLKYINKCCGTKACYFMGTLIGILSALVTEFGGKSASIIYIVAILIGAGSSITMVTALSVTAEIIGVRTERSAIVYSIVTFLDKVVTGLVVIVIEKWRCTQPELCPNYNRDTLSLVCAVSMSLGLVALFSVSRCLT; translated from the exons ATGGAGAACGATGCGGAGCGATTGCCACTGTTGGAGAAGAAAGTGGCCATCTCTACCAAGTTCGCGTACGCGTTGGGACACATTTTCAATGACCTTACGGCCGCCATGTGGTTCTCGTACACTCTTATCTATTTCCAGAGAGTCGCTTCGTTGGAACCGATTGCTGCCGGCGGTCTCTTGCTCCTAG GACAAATCGTGGACGCCTTCGTAACACCGATTTTCGGAGTGCTGGTCGACCGTTATTGGAAGAAAAAAGTATGGCACATTATTGGCTCCGTTATGGTCACTCTAACGTTCCCTGCGATCTTCGGTGGCTTCGTCGATCCATCGAACGGCGTGGCCGTATTCGTCTACGTAATTAGCATCGCGATGTTTCAAACTGGTTGGGCGGCGGTGCAAATCTCCCATTTGTCCATGATCCCGGCGTTGACGAACTCCTCGTTGGCACGTGCAGACTTGACCGCCATACG ATATTCGGCCCAAGTTGGAGCAGCGGTAGTGGTGTTTGTCGTGACATGGATCGTCCTACCCACGAAAGAAGAGGCTGTGGTTAGACTAGCTCAAGAGGACAGTTACAAATTTAGG AATATTGTGTCGACGTTAACGTTCATCGGGTTGTTGGCTACCATATTTTTCCATATCTTCTTGAAAGGGGATCTCTTGGAGAATCCCGAGCGGCACAAAGGGAACGTCGAGGAATCCAGGAGATTGCTCGATAATCCTCGGAACAATCCAAGTTCCTGGGTCGGCACGGCTATTTTACTAAGAGTGGCTATGCTATACGTGGCCAGTAGGCTGTTTATTACTTTGGCCACCGTGTATTTGCCATTGTACATAGAAGAGACAGACATGGATGGAAAAGAGGCTCTGGCGACTGTTCCGTTGGTTTCGTACGTGTCCTCCTTTGTGGCAGCTTTAATGCTCAAGTACATAAACAAATGTTGCGGCACAAAG GCATGTTATTTCATGGGTACACTTATTGGCATACTATCCGCGTTGGTCACGGAATTCGGTGGAAAGAGCGCATCGATCATTTACATCGTCGCGATTCTAATCGGAGCCGGAAGCTCGATCACGATGGTCACAGCGTTGAGCGTCACCGCGGAAATAATTGGTGTTCGAACGGAGCGTAGCGCCATCGTTTACTCCATCGTAACTTTTCTCGATAAGGTTGTCACAGGATTAGTCGTTATCGTTATCGAGAAGTG GCGATGCACGCAACCGGAACTTTGCCCGAATTACAACAGAGACACTCTGTCGCTCGTCTGCGCCGTTTCTATGTCTTTGGGTCTCGTAGCACTGTTCTCCGTATCGCGATGCCTAACTTAA
- the LOC143341261 gene encoding maspardin, which translates to MSCSNDLSRSDEYLSFRSSIPLRKIVVDVDGTKGWKVYDSSPKTIKCPLICLPPVSGTADIFFKQILGLAAKGYRIISAESPVYWNVKEWCDGFRKLLDYMELDKVHLFGASLGGFLAQKFTEVNAHCPRIVSLVLCNTFTDTSVFNYNDSAAVFWILPSLVLKKMLMGNFVTKKVDGEIVEAIDFMVERLESLTQPELASRLTMNCVNCYVQPQKICHLPVTIIDVFDEYALSNSVREEMYKCYPNAKLAHLKSGGNFPYLSRSAEVNLHLQIHLRQFEGTEYAASERTKVTTQKADG; encoded by the exons ATGTCGTGTTCGAACGATTTGTCTCGATCAGACGAATACCTTAGTTTTCGTAGTTCAATCCCGCTCAGGAAAATAGTCGTCGACGTCGATGGCACAAAG GGATGGAAGGTATACGATTCCAGTCCGAAAACCATTAAGTGCCCGCTAATATGTCTTCCACCGGTTAGCGGAACAGCGGATATTTTCTTTAAACAAATATTAGGCTTGGCAGCCAAAGGGTACAGAATCATATCG GCCGAGTCACCGGTGTATTGGAACGTTAAGGAATGGTGCGATGGATTCAGAAAACTTTTAGACTACATGGAACTGGATAAAGTGCACCTGTTCGGTGCTTCATTAG GAGGGTTCTTGGCACAAAAATTTACCGAGGTTAACGCTCACTGCCCTAGGATAGTGTCGTTGGTGCTCTGCAACACGTTCACCGACACATCAGTATTTAATTACAACGATTCCGCGGCAGT ATTTTGGATACTGCCGTCGTTGGTGTTGAAAAAAATGTTAATGGGCAATTTCGTGACGAAAAAGGTCGACGGTGAGATCGTCGAAGCCATAGATTTCATGGTAGAACGA TTGGAAAGCTTAACACAACCGGAATTGGCTTCTCGGCTAACGATGAATTGCGTAAATTGTTACGTGCAGCCGCAAAAGATATGTCATTTGCCCGTCACGATTATAGACGTTTTCGACGAGTATGCTTTATCGAATTCAGTGAGGGAAGAGATGTACAAATGCTATCCGAACGCTAAGTTGGCGCACCTAAAGAGTGGTGGGAACTTTCCGTATTTGAGTCGGTCCGCAGAAGTGAATTTACATTTACAG ATTCACTTGAGACAGTTCGAAGGCACGGAGTACGCTGCCTCCGAAAGAACGAAAGTTACTACGCAAAAAGCCGACGGTTAG